The nucleotide window GCAGCGCCTGGCGCCGCCGGGGAATCGGCGTCCGGCACCTGAGCAATGCTGTTTTTATAGACCAGATAACATGGCGGGGAGCCAGGTTTACAGAGGGGGGTTGAGTTCACATATTTATAAACTTTGGTCGTATCGTAATTGGGCGTGCTAGTTGGATATGTGGTGCCGGCAGCGTAAGGCTCCGATTTAATGGGTATGTCCATATTGGTGGCGCTGGTGATGGCGAGCATCACGTTGGGCTTTACATTAGCGCCGAAAATGTCGCTGTCATCGGCTAGCGCCTGCGGCAGGTGCCCGCCGAAGATAAGAGATACGATCAAGAACCATGCACTGGCTTTTTTCATATTCACCTCATTGCGGCACTGGGCCGTATTTGACTTGAGCCTCGACTTCGCGCGCCGAGGCGAGAGGGCCTAAGCCCGTCACGTTTAGCTGGTATTGATAAAAAGCGTACCCCACCTGGTTGTAGCCTGTCCCTTGAGCGAGATTGTAGCCGGGGTCGGACGTAATGCCGTAAAGCTTCGATGGCTGGGGGGTCGTGCAATTATTGGTTGCGGCGAGGCTGCCTCCGCAATACGTCAATGTCCCGCTTGGGGTAGCTAGGATAGTTTGAGGAATTGTTATCGGATTGAGTCCTACTCGCGCAATTCCGTCGCTGACTCCGGCATCCGCAGCATAGAAGGCCTGAGTGCCGGCCTTATAATTAGCGCTGACGCGAAGATCGATACTGCTGAAGAACATGCCCGCGGCCGTAATCGTTAGGATAATCACCATGAGCATGATCACGACGACGAGCGACACGCCGCGCTCGGAGCGCAAGGTTCGCATAGCGATCTTTAGTCTAGACCCGATGAGTTCAACTTCACCCATTATCGTCTTCAGGATCCCTTTCTTTGTGCCTCCACCATTCAAAGAGCAATCAAAAACGATTGCGTAAGTCGATGGTGGAATTCATAGTGATAGTTTGCTGGCCATTAAATTGAGTATCGGTGCTTTTGGATCTGACGGTAAGCAAGACGGACACTCTCTTGATATTGGCCGCAACTGCAGTCTCAGCTCCGTTGACATCGAAATACTTGAATTCGAAAACTATGATGTTGCCATCTGTCATAGTCGCAGGACCATTCCCATCTGTTCTCGATATATTTAACGAGACAGGATCGTGCGTGTAAGTAATATCTTCTCCTGGATCTGCACAGTCACCATCTGCGGTATAGTCGTAAACAAAACGGATGCTGTTAATACTGAAGGCCACGATCCCGTTGGCAGGATTGCCGCCGCATGGTATTTGACTCGGGAAATATCCCGAGTTTCTGATCTCACGCACCATCATATCGAGCGCAACACGCGCGTACTCCTGGGCCTCCATCCGGTGCTCCTGCACTTTGACGGTATGCGCCTGTACCCGGAAGACGCTATAGACCGCTCCTAGGACGATGAGGCTGAGACCCATAGCCACTAACAGCTCGACGAGCGTAAATCCTTTTTGATTTCTCAAGCTCATGGGTTTGGTCGACTGAAGGTTTAGAATTCGATCCGGCATCTTTTCTGCGCAGTTGTTAATTTGCCGAAGTGACCGTCAGATTATGGATCGTATAGTCCGTCCAATCTATCTTCGTTTCGATCAAGTTAGCCCCCCCGACAAGAGGCGAAGCGGGCGTTATTCTCCAACTCCGACTGAATGCCCCACCGGCGAGGTTGCTCTCTGAGCAGCCGAGAGAAGTATACTGGGGACAGGCAGCCATAACGGCATTAAAGGCTGTCGCGTTCATTGCTTTGAGCTGCT belongs to Candidatus Binatia bacterium and includes:
- a CDS encoding prepilin-type N-terminal cleavage/methylation domain-containing protein produces the protein MIAKLSFFKPLASRAGFSMIEVLVAMGIFSVAILGLAVGAITITRANKTSENHTVAANLAQDRLEQLKAMNATAFNAVMAACPQYTSLGCSESNLAGGAFSRSWRITPASPLVGGANLIETKIDWTDYTIHNLTVTSAN
- a CDS encoding PilX N-terminal domain-containing pilus assembly protein, giving the protein MRTLRSERGVSLVVVIMLMVIILTITAAGMFFSSIDLRVSANYKAGTQAFYAADAGVSDGIARVGLNPITIPQTILATPSGTLTYCGGSLAATNNCTTPQPSKLYGITSDPGYNLAQGTGYNQVGYAFYQYQLNVTGLGPLASAREVEAQVKYGPVPQ
- a CDS encoding prepilin-type N-terminal cleavage/methylation domain-containing protein, yielding MPDRILNLQSTKPMSLRNQKGFTLVELLVAMGLSLIVLGAVYSVFRVQAHTVKVQEHRMEAQEYARVALDMMVREIRNSGYFPSQIPCGGNPANGIVAFSINSIRFVYDYTADGDCADPGEDITYTHDPVSLNISRTDGNGPATMTDGNIIVFEFKYFDVNGAETAVAANIKRVSVLLTVRSKSTDTQFNGQQTITMNSTIDLRNRF